From a region of the Daphnia pulicaria isolate SC F1-1A chromosome 1, SC_F0-13Bv2, whole genome shotgun sequence genome:
- the LOC124313154 gene encoding cyclin-dependent kinase 17-like isoform X1, whose product MFSLSRSKLTQSTLSLTSSEEFDDCYSQMGSPPAPSPSRYNYQERVLALFIQQQRTDCCTSSSSSSSSTSPSPDNATPLGVLHEHPRIGSDGESEEVSLASDPDVTSPVKMRQKNRRLSEQDISKRLSLPADLRIPESFLAKQSSSSPIFDGPLTRTNRRQSLSEIGFGRMETYTKLDKLGEGTYATVYKGKSRLTDNLVALKEIRLEHEEGAPCTAIREVSLLKDLRHANIVTLHDIVHTEKSLTLVFEYLEKDLKQYMDDCGSILSMNNVKIFLYQLLRGLAYCHRRRILHRDLKPQNLLINDKGELKLADFGLARAKSVPTKTYSNEVVTLWYRPPDVLLGSTEYSTPIDMWGVGCIFFEMASGRPLFPGSTVEDQLQLIFSLLGTPTEETWAGIHGNEDFLSYRFDHCAPQSLIHRAPRLDGDGLDLLNKFLSYEAKKRISAQDAMRHPYFRSLGSMVHKIPDVASIFTCQGIQLTRDPGYRPSNHGNHSKTRRQSMLL is encoded by the exons ATGTTTTCGTTGTCTCGTTCGAAATTGACCCAGTCAACTTTATCTCTCACCTCCTCCGAAGAATTCGACGATTGTTACAGCCAAATGGGTTCGCCACCGGCCCCGTCTCCTTCCCGCTACAACTACCAGGAGCGCGTCCTCGCCTTGTTTATCCAGCAACAACGAACGGATTGCTGCACTTCGtcctcctcgtcgtcgtcgtcgacgtcgcCATCGCCCGACAACGCCACTCCGCTAG GTGTGTTGCACGAGCATCCGCGAATTGGCTCCGATGGCGAATCGGAAGAAGTTTCCTTGGCCTCGGACCCGGATGTCACGTCGCCAGTCAAAATGCGCCAAAAGAATCGCCGTCTGAGCgag CAAGACATTAGCAAGCGTTTGTCGTTACCAGCCGATCTTCGGATACCCGAGTCTTTCCTGGCCAAACAATCGAGCAGCAGTCCCATCTTCGACGGGCCGTTGACACGGACCAACCGGAGACAGTCCCTCTCTGAGATCGGCTTCGGCCGCATGGAGACCTACACAAAACTCGACAAACTTGGAGAG GGAACGTACGCCACCGTCTACAAAGGCAAGTCGCGGCTGACAGACAACCTGGTGGCCCTCAAGGAAATTCGACTGGAGCACGAGGAAGGCGCCCCCTGCACGGCCATCCGAGAGGTTTCCCTACTCAAAGACTTGCGCCACGCCAATATCG TGACCCTGCACGATATTGTGCACACGGAGAAGTCATTGACGCTCGTCTTTGAATACCTGGAAAAAGACCTGAAGCAATACATGGATGATTGCGGCAGTATTCTCAGCATGAATAACGTCAAA ATCTTCCTCTATCAGCTTCTGAGAGGACTTGCCTACTGTCACCGGCGGCGTATCCTGCATCGCGATCTCAAACCACAAAATTTGCTCATCAATGACAAGGGCGAACTCaag cTGGCTGATTTTGGACTGGCTCGAGCTAAATCCGTGCCGACTAAAACCTATTCGAACGAAGTAGTGACGTTGTGGTATCGCCCACCCGACGTCTTGCTGGGATCCACCGAATATTCGACTCCCATTGACATGTG GGGAGTCGGGTGTATCTTCTTTGAAATGGCGAGTGGCCGGCCCCTCTTCCCCGGTTCAACTGTCGAGGACCAGCTGCAATTGATTTTCAGTCTGCTGG GGACACCGACCGAGGAGACGTGGGCGGGCATTCACGGCAACGAAGATTTCTTGTCCTACCGCTTTGACCATTGCGCTCCGCAGTCCCTGATCCACAGAGCGCCTCGACTGGACGGCGACGGACTCGATCTTTTGAACAAGTTCCTTTCT tATGAAGCCAAAAAGCGGATCTCAGCCCAGGATGCAATGCGCCACCCGTACTTTCGATCCCTGGGATCGATGGTGCACAAAATACCGGACG TCGCTTCGATTTTCACCTGCCAGGGGATCCAGTTAACGAGGGATCCAGGCTACCGGCCATCCAATCACGGAAACCATTCGAAAACACGACGTCAATCGATGCTGCTGTAA
- the LOC124313154 gene encoding cyclin-dependent kinase 17-like isoform X2: MPQLAEVGVVTSVVVMDEMSWSTVGGHKIGHWFASLGSRGRGRRKAAAVAAAAAAANSANNGVANNNTTRSFTLGVLHEHPRIGSDGESEEVSLASDPDVTSPVKMRQKNRRLSEQDISKRLSLPADLRIPESFLAKQSSSSPIFDGPLTRTNRRQSLSEIGFGRMETYTKLDKLGEGTYATVYKGKSRLTDNLVALKEIRLEHEEGAPCTAIREVSLLKDLRHANIVTLHDIVHTEKSLTLVFEYLEKDLKQYMDDCGSILSMNNVKIFLYQLLRGLAYCHRRRILHRDLKPQNLLINDKGELKLADFGLARAKSVPTKTYSNEVVTLWYRPPDVLLGSTEYSTPIDMWGVGCIFFEMASGRPLFPGSTVEDQLQLIFSLLGTPTEETWAGIHGNEDFLSYRFDHCAPQSLIHRAPRLDGDGLDLLNKFLSYEAKKRISAQDAMRHPYFRSLGSMVHKIPDVASIFTCQGIQLTRDPGYRPSNHGNHSKTRRQSMLL, from the exons ATGCCTCAACTGGCGGAAGTCGGCGTCGTCACGTCAGTGGTGGTCATGGATGAGATGTCGTGGTCGACGGTGGGTGGCCACAAGATCGGCCACTGGTTCGCCTCGTTGGGTTCCAGGGGACGCGGGCGTCGTAAAGCGGCCGCCgtagccgccgccgctgccgccgccaaTTCCGCCAACAACGGCGTCGCCAATAACAACACCACTCGCAGCTTCACTCTCG GTGTGTTGCACGAGCATCCGCGAATTGGCTCCGATGGCGAATCGGAAGAAGTTTCCTTGGCCTCGGACCCGGATGTCACGTCGCCAGTCAAAATGCGCCAAAAGAATCGCCGTCTGAGCgag CAAGACATTAGCAAGCGTTTGTCGTTACCAGCCGATCTTCGGATACCCGAGTCTTTCCTGGCCAAACAATCGAGCAGCAGTCCCATCTTCGACGGGCCGTTGACACGGACCAACCGGAGACAGTCCCTCTCTGAGATCGGCTTCGGCCGCATGGAGACCTACACAAAACTCGACAAACTTGGAGAG GGAACGTACGCCACCGTCTACAAAGGCAAGTCGCGGCTGACAGACAACCTGGTGGCCCTCAAGGAAATTCGACTGGAGCACGAGGAAGGCGCCCCCTGCACGGCCATCCGAGAGGTTTCCCTACTCAAAGACTTGCGCCACGCCAATATCG TGACCCTGCACGATATTGTGCACACGGAGAAGTCATTGACGCTCGTCTTTGAATACCTGGAAAAAGACCTGAAGCAATACATGGATGATTGCGGCAGTATTCTCAGCATGAATAACGTCAAA ATCTTCCTCTATCAGCTTCTGAGAGGACTTGCCTACTGTCACCGGCGGCGTATCCTGCATCGCGATCTCAAACCACAAAATTTGCTCATCAATGACAAGGGCGAACTCaag cTGGCTGATTTTGGACTGGCTCGAGCTAAATCCGTGCCGACTAAAACCTATTCGAACGAAGTAGTGACGTTGTGGTATCGCCCACCCGACGTCTTGCTGGGATCCACCGAATATTCGACTCCCATTGACATGTG GGGAGTCGGGTGTATCTTCTTTGAAATGGCGAGTGGCCGGCCCCTCTTCCCCGGTTCAACTGTCGAGGACCAGCTGCAATTGATTTTCAGTCTGCTGG GGACACCGACCGAGGAGACGTGGGCGGGCATTCACGGCAACGAAGATTTCTTGTCCTACCGCTTTGACCATTGCGCTCCGCAGTCCCTGATCCACAGAGCGCCTCGACTGGACGGCGACGGACTCGATCTTTTGAACAAGTTCCTTTCT tATGAAGCCAAAAAGCGGATCTCAGCCCAGGATGCAATGCGCCACCCGTACTTTCGATCCCTGGGATCGATGGTGCACAAAATACCGGACG TCGCTTCGATTTTCACCTGCCAGGGGATCCAGTTAACGAGGGATCCAGGCTACCGGCCATCCAATCACGGAAACCATTCGAAAACACGACGTCAATCGATGCTGCTGTAA
- the LOC124313154 gene encoding cyclin-dependent kinase 17-like isoform X3: protein MSLKKIRRRLSQTFRFSIESSLSELAEHLTIEESNGEVKNNGMHHTSTFTKNHRRLSLSHSRIIDVNHRPGVLHEHPRIGSDGESEEVSLASDPDVTSPVKMRQKNRRLSEQDISKRLSLPADLRIPESFLAKQSSSSPIFDGPLTRTNRRQSLSEIGFGRMETYTKLDKLGEGTYATVYKGKSRLTDNLVALKEIRLEHEEGAPCTAIREVSLLKDLRHANIVTLHDIVHTEKSLTLVFEYLEKDLKQYMDDCGSILSMNNVKIFLYQLLRGLAYCHRRRILHRDLKPQNLLINDKGELKLADFGLARAKSVPTKTYSNEVVTLWYRPPDVLLGSTEYSTPIDMWGVGCIFFEMASGRPLFPGSTVEDQLQLIFSLLGTPTEETWAGIHGNEDFLSYRFDHCAPQSLIHRAPRLDGDGLDLLNKFLSYEAKKRISAQDAMRHPYFRSLGSMVHKIPDVASIFTCQGIQLTRDPGYRPSNHGNHSKTRRQSMLL, encoded by the exons ATGAGCCTCAAGAAGATACGCCGACGACTTTCTCAGACTTTCCGTTTCAGCATCGAGAGCTCCTTATCAGAGTTAGCTGAACACTTGACCATAGAAGAAAGCAATGGCGAAGTCAAGAATAATG GCATGCACCACACATCAACCTTCACGAAAAATCATAGGAGACTTTCGCTGTCTCACTCACGAATTATTGATGTCAATCACAGGCCAG GTGTGTTGCACGAGCATCCGCGAATTGGCTCCGATGGCGAATCGGAAGAAGTTTCCTTGGCCTCGGACCCGGATGTCACGTCGCCAGTCAAAATGCGCCAAAAGAATCGCCGTCTGAGCgag CAAGACATTAGCAAGCGTTTGTCGTTACCAGCCGATCTTCGGATACCCGAGTCTTTCCTGGCCAAACAATCGAGCAGCAGTCCCATCTTCGACGGGCCGTTGACACGGACCAACCGGAGACAGTCCCTCTCTGAGATCGGCTTCGGCCGCATGGAGACCTACACAAAACTCGACAAACTTGGAGAG GGAACGTACGCCACCGTCTACAAAGGCAAGTCGCGGCTGACAGACAACCTGGTGGCCCTCAAGGAAATTCGACTGGAGCACGAGGAAGGCGCCCCCTGCACGGCCATCCGAGAGGTTTCCCTACTCAAAGACTTGCGCCACGCCAATATCG TGACCCTGCACGATATTGTGCACACGGAGAAGTCATTGACGCTCGTCTTTGAATACCTGGAAAAAGACCTGAAGCAATACATGGATGATTGCGGCAGTATTCTCAGCATGAATAACGTCAAA ATCTTCCTCTATCAGCTTCTGAGAGGACTTGCCTACTGTCACCGGCGGCGTATCCTGCATCGCGATCTCAAACCACAAAATTTGCTCATCAATGACAAGGGCGAACTCaag cTGGCTGATTTTGGACTGGCTCGAGCTAAATCCGTGCCGACTAAAACCTATTCGAACGAAGTAGTGACGTTGTGGTATCGCCCACCCGACGTCTTGCTGGGATCCACCGAATATTCGACTCCCATTGACATGTG GGGAGTCGGGTGTATCTTCTTTGAAATGGCGAGTGGCCGGCCCCTCTTCCCCGGTTCAACTGTCGAGGACCAGCTGCAATTGATTTTCAGTCTGCTGG GGACACCGACCGAGGAGACGTGGGCGGGCATTCACGGCAACGAAGATTTCTTGTCCTACCGCTTTGACCATTGCGCTCCGCAGTCCCTGATCCACAGAGCGCCTCGACTGGACGGCGACGGACTCGATCTTTTGAACAAGTTCCTTTCT tATGAAGCCAAAAAGCGGATCTCAGCCCAGGATGCAATGCGCCACCCGTACTTTCGATCCCTGGGATCGATGGTGCACAAAATACCGGACG TCGCTTCGATTTTCACCTGCCAGGGGATCCAGTTAACGAGGGATCCAGGCTACCGGCCATCCAATCACGGAAACCATTCGAAAACACGACGTCAATCGATGCTGCTGTAA